In a genomic window of Gouania willdenowi chromosome 11, fGouWil2.1, whole genome shotgun sequence:
- the LOC114471798 gene encoding C3a anaphylatoxin chemotactic receptor-like yields MKLLHIFSEKRGEHASSSLLQTLKQTSSEKSHKMPPNVSFSQILEPSRDEVDIDAIMDNVSIILYTLTVVFGITGNSLVIYVAGFKLKPKVTNVWLVNLAVADLIFCFTRVFSLTKKLFFDHWPFGLFLCKFNGFFKYANMFCSVFLLSVISLDRALCVWRPVFTKRRRTLRAARVVAACVWAVSVVFSVPYFLHRQVYVGKNNMSKCSVDKKEAAEGINSTKVALYTVRFLCGFLLPFIVILTCYVLAGLGIRRTRLSRKSRPLRILASLVVAFFLCWAPYHCLLLVKMVHSKNVVVKIWHPVAKGVAYFNSCVNPLLYFCMGLQVRGRGRQSLTAVYRRALAGDGDGPTQSNERSVDDSGSVETGRSQRTEGVAKV; encoded by the exons ATGAAGCTGCTTCACATCTTCTCAGAGAAAAGAGGAGAACATGCATCATCTTCACTCCTCCAAACACTGAAGCAGACGAGCTCAGAGAAAAG CCACAAGATGCCTCCAAACGTCTCATTCTCTCAGATACTGGAACCCTCCAGAGATGAGGTGGACATCGACGCCATCATGGACAACGTCAGCATCATCCTCTACACGCTCACCGTCGTCTTCGGCATCACCGGGAACTCCCTGGTGATCTACGTGGCCGGATTTAAACTAAAG CCAAAGGTCACCAACGTGTGGTTGGTGAACCTGGCCGTGGCCGACCTGATCTTCTGCTTCACTCGTGTTTTCTCGCTGACTAAGAAGCTGTTCTTCGACCATTGGCCGTTCGGCCTCTTCCTCTGCAAGTTCAACGGCTTCTTCAAGTACGCCAACATGTTCTGCTCCGTCTTCCTGCTGTCGGTGATCAGCCTGGACCGAGCGCTGTGCGTGTGGCGGCCCGTCTTCACCAAGCGTAGGCGCACGCTGCGGGCGGCGCGGGTGGTCGCTGCATGCGTTTGGGCCGTGTCCGTGGTCTTCAGCGTCCCCTACTTCCTCCACCGACAGGTTTACGTGGGAAAGAACAACATGAGTAAGTGTTCGGTGGATAAGAAGGAAGCGGCCGAGGGCATCAACAGCACCAAAGTGGCGCTCTACACCGTTCGCTTCCTGTGTGGCTTCCTCCTGCCCTTCATCGTCATCCTCACCTGTTACGTCCTCGCCGGACTCGGCATCCGGCGAACGCGCCTTTCCAGGAAGTCCCGCCCACTCCGCATCCTGGCGTCGCTGGTAGTGGCGTTCTTTTTGTGCTGGGCGCCGTACCACTGCCTCCTGCTGGTGAAGATGGTGCACAGCAAGAACGTTGTGGTGAAGATCTGGCACCCGGTGGCGAAGGGCGTGGCCTATTTTAACAGCTGCGTGAACCCGCTGCTCTACTTCTGCATGGGGCTGCAGGTCAGGGGGCGGGGCCGCCAGAGTCTGACCGCCGTGTACCGGCGAGCGCTGGCCGGCGACGGTGACGGGCCCACGCAGTCTAATGAGCGCTCTGTGGACGACAGCGGCTCTGTGGAAACTGGGCGGAGTCAGAGGACAGAGGGCGTGGCTAAAGTTTGA